Proteins from one Chitinophaga oryzae genomic window:
- a CDS encoding TlpA family protein disulfide reductase, with product MRKIFLLLLTALSIQLHLHAQGYQLSIRLKNYTSGKLFLANYMGRTTYLADSAEVNSAGEVVLKGKTPLYPGIYLIVLPGRQKYVETLIDKQQFFSVTIDTADLVGKTVYKGSPDNELFLAYNRFLFRQESLTRSITDQLKTARTAADSAKVAPLQQELGKKLQEYRQELVSKHPEAILSAIFKAMKEPEIPQKPEGEDSSFAYRYFKGHYWDEVELSTDRLVRTPVLEAKLKKYFSQLVVNMPDSIIADCDALLARTRKSKETFKYVLWWLTYNYESSPYMGMDAVFVHLVEKYYVPGDAFWLNDEQLNKIINRAYTLAPNLIGQQAAPLELKDTASKPVSLYKTKAKYTVLVFWDPTCGHCKTELPRLDSAFKASWKDKGVAMIGIKTEGTREEWLSFIRDHHLTGWVHALDADNSTNYRRLYDVYSTPVVYLLDERKKIVAKRLAVEQLNDFLERSGQKATAAKL from the coding sequence ATGCGTAAGATATTTCTCCTGCTTCTGACAGCACTCTCTATCCAGCTCCACCTGCATGCGCAGGGCTATCAGCTTTCTATCCGGCTGAAGAACTATACCAGCGGCAAACTGTTCCTGGCCAACTACATGGGACGGACCACCTACCTGGCCGATTCGGCGGAGGTAAATTCCGCCGGTGAAGTGGTGCTGAAAGGAAAAACGCCCCTGTATCCCGGCATTTACCTGATCGTACTGCCAGGCAGGCAGAAATACGTGGAAACGCTGATCGATAAGCAGCAGTTCTTCAGTGTGACGATTGATACGGCTGACCTGGTGGGTAAAACCGTCTACAAAGGGTCGCCGGATAACGAGCTTTTCCTGGCCTATAACCGGTTTCTGTTCCGGCAGGAGTCGCTGACCCGCAGCATCACCGACCAGTTGAAAACGGCCCGCACTGCCGCTGATTCCGCCAAGGTGGCGCCGTTGCAGCAGGAACTGGGCAAAAAACTGCAGGAATACCGCCAGGAGCTGGTGTCCAAACACCCGGAAGCCATCCTGTCGGCGATTTTCAAGGCAATGAAAGAACCGGAGATACCACAAAAGCCGGAAGGGGAGGATTCTTCCTTTGCCTACCGCTACTTTAAAGGACACTACTGGGATGAGGTGGAGCTGTCTACCGACCGGCTGGTGAGAACACCGGTACTGGAGGCCAAGCTGAAAAAGTATTTCTCCCAGCTGGTGGTGAATATGCCCGATTCTATTATTGCAGACTGCGACGCGCTCCTTGCCCGTACCCGCAAAAGCAAAGAAACCTTTAAATATGTGCTGTGGTGGCTGACCTACAACTATGAAAGCTCACCTTACATGGGTATGGACGCCGTATTTGTGCACCTGGTGGAGAAATACTACGTTCCGGGAGACGCTTTCTGGCTGAACGATGAACAACTCAATAAAATCATCAACCGCGCCTATACGCTGGCGCCTAATCTGATCGGCCAGCAGGCGGCGCCGCTGGAATTGAAAGATACCGCGTCCAAACCTGTCTCCCTTTATAAAACAAAAGCGAAATATACCGTGCTGGTGTTCTGGGACCCAACCTGCGGGCACTGTAAGACAGAGCTGCCCCGGCTCGACTCCGCTTTCAAAGCCAGCTGGAAAGACAAAGGGGTGGCGATGATCGGTATCAAGACGGAAGGCACGCGCGAAGAGTGGTTATCTTTTATCAGGGACCATCACCTTACCGGGTGGGTGCACGCCCTGGATGCGGACAACTCCACCAATTACCGCCGGCTATATGACGTTTATAGCACACCGGTAGTTTATCTGCTGGACGAGCGGAAGAAAATTGTTGCCAAACGTCTCGCTGTAGAGCAACTGAACGATTTTCTGGAGCGTTCGGGGCAAAAAGCCACAGCAGCGAAGCTGTAG
- the rlmD gene encoding 23S rRNA (uracil(1939)-C(5))-methyltransferase RlmD, with protein sequence MRKKNVVIEHVPVSGYAAEGKALARHDGKVIFIEGGVMPGDIVDVRLSKNKKDWAEGKAVHIHSYSDKRITPFCQHFGTCGGCKWQMMPYSLQLEYKQQQVADHLQRIGKLELPPMSPILGSAHTEHYRNKLEFTFSNKAYLTNEEVRALNGEIPVRPALGFHVPKLFDKVLDIQTCYLMQEPVNLIRNTIREYAIQHELSFYDIRLQEGWLRNLVVRLCTTGEIMVNLVIHHEDKENRVALLDHLLKTVPAITTLLYTINPKKNDSIFDLDPKVYFGKGYAEEKLEDFVFKIGPKSFFQTNTYQGEVLYKVTRDFAGLTGSEIVYDLYCGTGSIGIFVSRQARKVVGIELIKEAIDDARENAAMNQVDNAEFFAGDVVDICDDAFFAHHGQPDVIITDPPRAGMHEKLVNKLLEIAAPKIVYVSCNPATQARDLALLDALYTVEKVQPVDMFPHTHHIENVVLLKKRENNQQ encoded by the coding sequence GTGAGGAAAAAAAACGTAGTAATAGAACATGTACCTGTATCCGGCTATGCCGCGGAAGGTAAGGCCCTGGCACGGCACGACGGTAAAGTTATCTTTATTGAAGGCGGCGTAATGCCCGGTGATATTGTGGACGTACGCCTGTCCAAAAATAAAAAAGACTGGGCGGAAGGCAAAGCCGTTCATATACATAGTTACTCCGACAAGCGTATTACCCCGTTCTGCCAGCATTTCGGCACCTGTGGCGGCTGTAAATGGCAGATGATGCCCTACAGCCTGCAGCTGGAATACAAGCAGCAGCAGGTAGCAGACCATCTGCAGCGGATCGGCAAGCTGGAGCTCCCTCCCATGAGCCCTATCCTCGGCTCGGCCCATACGGAGCACTACCGCAACAAACTGGAGTTTACCTTCAGCAACAAGGCTTACCTCACCAACGAGGAGGTGCGCGCCCTCAACGGCGAAATCCCCGTCCGGCCGGCACTGGGCTTCCATGTGCCCAAGCTGTTCGATAAGGTGCTCGACATCCAGACCTGCTATCTGATGCAGGAGCCGGTCAACCTTATCCGCAACACCATCCGGGAATACGCGATACAGCACGAGCTGTCTTTCTACGATATCCGCCTGCAGGAAGGCTGGCTGCGGAACCTGGTCGTACGTTTGTGTACCACCGGGGAAATCATGGTCAACCTGGTGATCCACCATGAAGACAAAGAAAACAGGGTGGCATTGCTGGACCATCTGCTGAAGACGGTACCTGCCATCACCACGCTGCTGTATACCATCAACCCGAAGAAAAACGACTCGATCTTCGACCTGGACCCCAAAGTTTATTTCGGGAAAGGTTATGCAGAAGAGAAGCTGGAGGACTTTGTTTTTAAAATTGGTCCGAAATCTTTCTTCCAGACAAACACCTACCAGGGAGAAGTGTTATACAAAGTAACCCGCGACTTTGCAGGGCTGACTGGTTCGGAAATTGTGTACGACCTGTATTGTGGTACTGGCAGTATCGGTATTTTTGTATCCCGGCAGGCCAGGAAAGTGGTAGGCATCGAACTGATCAAAGAAGCGATCGACGATGCCCGCGAAAATGCCGCCATGAACCAGGTAGACAACGCCGAATTTTTTGCCGGCGACGTAGTGGACATCTGTGACGACGCCTTTTTTGCGCATCACGGACAGCCGGATGTGATCATCACCGACCCTCCACGGGCAGGTATGCACGAAAAGCTGGTCAACAAGCTGCTGGAAATTGCTGCCCCAAAAATCGTATATGTAAGCTGTAACCCGGCTACACAGGCCAGAGACCTGGCATTGCTGGATGCACTGTACACGGTGGAAAAGGTACAACCCGTAGATATGTTTCCGCATACGCACCATATCGAAAATGTGGTGTTACTGAAGAAAAGAGAAAATAATCAGCAATAA
- a CDS encoding rhomboid family intramembrane serine protease, with product MNEYRPGKFQFLPLVIKNLLIINGLVWLVQITLLKRYGYDMNDLFALHYWGSPGFRPHQFITHLFMHSTSDFWHLFMNMFTLWMFGSTLENRWGSKRFLIFYMICGLGASLCYMGVLTYENMTLTKYANAFLDNPTFDNFVALDRKFHLDNANVSMNDMKEAIAQGNQFAIDMAKIYVKQYMLAYSNSIVVGASGAVYGILFAFGYLFPNAIIFLYFFPVKAKYFVAFMILTEVWAGVQNAPDDNVAHFAHLGGALFAYLLLRGWNKRNRTDFY from the coding sequence ATGAACGAGTACAGGCCCGGAAAATTTCAGTTTTTACCCCTTGTGATCAAAAATCTGTTGATCATTAACGGGTTGGTTTGGTTGGTACAGATCACCCTGCTCAAGCGGTATGGGTATGACATGAACGACCTTTTTGCCCTTCATTACTGGGGATCACCGGGATTCCGGCCTCATCAGTTCATTACCCACCTGTTCATGCACTCTACCAGTGACTTCTGGCATTTGTTCATGAACATGTTTACCCTCTGGATGTTTGGTTCCACCCTGGAAAACCGGTGGGGTTCCAAACGTTTTCTGATTTTCTACATGATCTGCGGCCTCGGCGCATCGCTCTGTTACATGGGTGTGCTCACCTATGAGAACATGACGCTGACCAAATATGCCAATGCTTTCCTGGACAATCCTACCTTCGATAATTTTGTGGCGCTGGACCGCAAGTTCCACCTGGACAATGCCAATGTGAGCATGAATGACATGAAGGAGGCCATTGCACAGGGCAACCAGTTTGCCATCGACATGGCAAAAATCTATGTCAAACAATACATGCTTGCTTATAGCAACAGTATCGTGGTAGGCGCTTCCGGCGCTGTATACGGTATCCTGTTCGCCTTTGGTTACCTCTTCCCCAACGCTATTATCTTCCTGTATTTCTTCCCCGTAAAAGCCAAATACTTCGTGGCCTTTATGATCCTTACGGAAGTATGGGCCGGCGTACAAAACGCACCGGACGATAATGTAGCCCACTTTGCGCACCTGGGCGGCGCACTTTTTGCGTACCTGCTGCTCAGAGGCTGGAATAAAAGAAACCGAACGGATTTTTATTGA
- a CDS encoding rhomboid family intramembrane serine protease: protein MHALEKEKMPRLSLGEERNMVTQLVVVNLTVFIFLLFAKVIYTMEVGKEGDALFYKNIMNWLRLPADPSQLLARPWTLLTSLFSHIEVWQVFTNMVWLWCFGTFLQHIAGHQRILPVYLFGGLVGNLFYILGVQAIPGLHTLLPNAATMGSSPSIVAMAAGATLISPRYRIFPLLAGGIPLWIITIVYAGLSIGTSVSSPGGIAYLVQLTGGAIAGLLFMYSWKKGHDWGAGFNHLLFKLTHVFHPAAQQIDPNHPKSAAKIVARLESQPYRKIGQVPEQRLNEILDKINEMGLDSLSPEERETLLRAGEN, encoded by the coding sequence ATGCATGCGTTGGAAAAAGAGAAAATGCCACGTCTCTCCCTTGGGGAAGAACGGAATATGGTCACCCAGTTAGTGGTTGTTAATCTTACTGTTTTTATATTCCTGCTTTTCGCCAAGGTGATCTATACCATGGAAGTAGGGAAAGAAGGAGATGCCCTTTTCTATAAAAATATTATGAACTGGCTGCGGCTGCCGGCTGATCCTTCCCAACTGCTGGCGCGCCCGTGGACACTGCTTACCTCCCTTTTCTCCCATATAGAAGTGTGGCAGGTATTCACCAACATGGTATGGCTGTGGTGTTTCGGCACTTTCCTGCAGCATATCGCCGGTCATCAGCGGATACTCCCTGTGTACCTGTTTGGCGGCCTGGTGGGCAACCTCTTTTATATCCTCGGCGTTCAGGCTATTCCCGGCCTTCATACCCTGCTGCCCAACGCAGCCACCATGGGGTCTTCCCCCAGTATAGTGGCCATGGCAGCCGGTGCTACGCTGATTTCTCCGCGCTACCGGATCTTCCCGTTGCTGGCGGGCGGCATCCCCCTCTGGATCATCACCATTGTATACGCAGGCCTCTCCATCGGCACCAGCGTGTCCAGCCCGGGCGGCATCGCCTACCTGGTACAGCTCACCGGCGGCGCCATCGCCGGACTGCTGTTTATGTACAGCTGGAAAAAAGGGCATGACTGGGGCGCAGGGTTCAACCATCTGCTGTTTAAACTGACACACGTTTTCCATCCTGCCGCTCAACAGATAGATCCCAACCACCCGAAAAGCGCCGCTAAGATCGTCGCCAGGCTGGAAAGTCAGCCTTACCGCAAAATCGGGCAGGTGCCGGAACAGCGGCTCAATGAAATCCTTGATAAGATCAACGAAATGGGCCTCGACTCCTTATCGCCTGAAGAGCGGGAAACGCTGCTCCGTGCGGGAGAAAACTAG
- a CDS encoding endonuclease/exonuclease/phosphatase family protein, with the protein MKFVCSLFILILLTSAWLPLLNPGRYWVSGFAALVFPIVFLFCLLTLPLLWFWRQQKKYFFALGIALALCIRPALNTWGLHFSPKTDLRIEAGSNDFTLMTYNSSSMGLQGYKINQSLRSAIFRQIADASPDIVCLQEFYTNDGPDKSHNIDSLRQIGQYPYHYFAPDHTNWDTWHYGIALFSRYPVAAATMILSDSLAPRSGRSFLQADVIVHGDTLRIFSVQFTSYMLERSDLRLTGLQQLMNLGSKMKATFRRRASQVEQLKALIAASPYPVIVAGDFNDTPASYSYRVAAAGLQDAFLATGTGWGRTLSYLSPTLRIDYILPDRHFSIKGCRVPEMPQSEHFPVISRLSLKKH; encoded by the coding sequence ATGAAGTTTGTTTGCTCTTTATTCATCCTTATCTTACTAACAAGCGCCTGGTTGCCGCTGCTCAACCCGGGACGTTATTGGGTTTCCGGATTTGCCGCCCTCGTTTTCCCCATCGTTTTTCTCTTTTGCCTGTTAACATTGCCGCTTTTGTGGTTTTGGCGGCAGCAGAAAAAGTACTTTTTTGCGCTGGGCATTGCGCTGGCGCTCTGCATACGCCCCGCTTTAAATACCTGGGGGCTTCATTTTTCGCCGAAGACGGACCTTCGTATTGAAGCCGGCAGCAACGACTTTACCCTGATGACATACAACAGCAGCAGCATGGGCCTGCAGGGGTATAAAATCAACCAGTCGCTCCGTTCCGCCATCTTCCGGCAGATTGCGGACGCCTCGCCGGATATCGTCTGCCTGCAGGAGTTTTACACCAACGACGGCCCCGACAAGTCGCACAATATCGACTCACTGCGGCAGATCGGCCAGTATCCTTACCATTATTTCGCCCCTGACCATACTAACTGGGACACATGGCATTACGGCATAGCGCTGTTCTCCCGCTACCCTGTTGCAGCCGCCACGATGATCCTCAGCGACAGCCTGGCTCCCCGCAGCGGCCGCAGTTTCCTGCAGGCGGATGTAATAGTCCATGGCGATACCCTTAGAATTTTCAGCGTTCAGTTCACTTCGTATATGCTTGAACGTAGCGATCTCCGGTTAACCGGTTTACAACAGCTGATGAACCTTGGCAGTAAAATGAAGGCTACCTTCCGGCGCAGGGCTTCACAAGTGGAACAGCTAAAGGCGCTGATAGCGGCCAGTCCCTATCCGGTGATCGTGGCCGGAGATTTTAACGACACGCCGGCATCCTACAGTTACCGCGTTGCTGCCGCCGGGCTACAGGACGCCTTCCTGGCCACCGGGACGGGATGGGGCCGGACGCTCTCCTACCTGTCGCCCACCCTGCGTATCGATTACATCCTGCCGGACCGGCATTTCAGCATCAAAGGATGCCGGGTGCCGGAAATGCCGCAGTCAGAGCATTTCCCGGTTATATCCCGTCTGTCGTTGAAAAAACATTAA
- a CDS encoding endonuclease/exonuclease/phosphatase family protein: MRFLRLFTKGFFVFINVGVVVLFLAACLAPYISPAWFWPISFITLAFPFLLGLLVIFLGGWLFFNYKYAFLSLTALFLGWKSISAFLAFNLPSGNKPAPAAQSLTVMSYNVSQFGLYREKDSKYNRQAMFALIKKQEPDVACFQDFYTSERKNDFNNREDISREMKMPFRFFSSDFNRNGMQHWGSIIFSKYPIIASDKVKMSMGPLSESLIYADIVKDDDTIRIVNMHLESYRFNEKDYTDIRKIKNQEDTGLVATKNIIQKMREAYIRRSQQADIVGNFIRQSPYPVIVCGDFNDTPASYTYFTIKGNLQDAFLNKGWGVGRTFNGIAPTLRIDYVFASTDFKVNSFRRIISDLSDHYPVIANLSLVGSGVQEVEVNK, from the coding sequence GTGCGATTTTTAAGACTATTTACGAAGGGCTTTTTTGTATTCATCAACGTTGGAGTGGTGGTGCTGTTTCTTGCCGCCTGCCTTGCACCGTATATTTCACCGGCCTGGTTCTGGCCTATCAGCTTCATTACGCTGGCTTTTCCCTTTTTACTGGGACTGTTGGTGATATTTCTGGGGGGGTGGTTGTTTTTCAACTACAAATATGCTTTTTTATCGCTCACCGCCCTGTTTCTCGGCTGGAAGTCCATCAGCGCTTTCCTGGCATTTAACCTGCCGTCCGGTAATAAACCGGCGCCGGCGGCGCAAAGTCTGACCGTGATGAGCTATAACGTCAGCCAGTTCGGCCTGTACCGCGAAAAAGACAGTAAATACAACCGGCAGGCCATGTTTGCGCTGATCAAAAAGCAGGAGCCGGACGTTGCCTGCTTCCAGGACTTTTACACGTCCGAGCGGAAAAACGATTTTAATAACCGGGAGGATATTTCCCGGGAGATGAAAATGCCGTTCCGTTTCTTTTCGAGCGACTTTAACCGCAACGGGATGCAGCACTGGGGTTCCATCATCTTTTCAAAATACCCTATTATTGCATCAGACAAAGTGAAAATGAGCATGGGCCCTTTGAGTGAAAGCCTGATTTATGCAGATATTGTAAAGGACGATGATACCATCCGGATTGTCAATATGCACCTGGAGTCGTACCGTTTCAACGAAAAAGACTATACCGATATTCGCAAGATCAAAAACCAGGAAGATACCGGCCTGGTGGCGACGAAGAACATCATTCAGAAAATGCGCGAGGCGTATATACGCCGCAGTCAGCAAGCCGATATTGTAGGTAATTTTATCCGGCAGAGCCCTTACCCGGTGATTGTATGCGGAGATTTTAACGACACCCCGGCGTCGTATACCTATTTCACGATCAAAGGCAACCTTCAGGACGCTTTCCTGAACAAGGGCTGGGGCGTAGGCCGCACGTTTAACGGGATAGCCCCCACCCTGCGCATTGACTATGTGTTTGCCAGCACTGATTTTAAGGTCAACAGTTTTCGGAGAATCATATCCGACCTGTCCGACCACTATCCGGTCATCGCCAACCTCAGCCTTGTCGGCAGCGGCGTGCAGGAAGTAGAAGTAAACAAATAA
- the cysS gene encoding cysteine--tRNA ligase produces MSELKIYNSIHRQKEVFTPLHPGHAGMYVCGPTVSGESHLGHARPYITFDVVYRYLQFLGYKVRYVRNITDAGHFEEEGRAAEDKVSKSAVLEKLEPMELVQKYTNLFHWAMLQFGNLEPSIEPTATGHIIEQIEMIKKIIEKGYAYEVDGSVYFDVKKYAAGYDYGILSGRVLEDMLETTRELEGQDEKRNKADFALWKKAPPEHIMRWPSPWGEGFPGWHIECSAMSAKYLGHQFDIHGGGMDLQFPHHECEIAQSEIAHGEMMARYWMHNNMITINGRKMGKAYGNTIKLTEMFTGENPQLDKAYSPMTIRFFVLQTHYRSTLDFSNEALQAAEKGLQRLWAAYETLQKLSYTSDGAALNEELDKQVRTWCQECAEFMNDDFNTAKVLANLFELTPVINSLKGGQIKMHEISEDTFRLLQQTWKTYLVDILGVQQPPASSDDQLLDGVLQMLISMRKEAKGRKDYATSDRIRNELLGIGIQLKDEKDGNVTYSVQ; encoded by the coding sequence ATGTCAGAACTCAAAATATACAATTCAATACACCGCCAGAAAGAAGTATTCACCCCGCTGCATCCCGGCCACGCAGGCATGTACGTTTGCGGGCCTACCGTATCCGGAGAATCCCATCTCGGCCATGCCCGCCCGTATATCACTTTTGACGTGGTATACCGCTACCTGCAGTTCCTGGGTTATAAAGTACGTTACGTACGCAATATCACCGACGCCGGCCACTTTGAGGAGGAAGGCCGCGCGGCGGAAGACAAAGTTTCCAAATCCGCCGTACTGGAGAAACTGGAACCTATGGAGCTGGTGCAGAAATACACCAACCTGTTCCACTGGGCCATGCTGCAGTTCGGCAACCTAGAACCGAGCATCGAACCTACCGCTACCGGTCATATTATCGAGCAGATAGAGATGATCAAAAAGATCATAGAGAAGGGTTATGCCTATGAAGTGGACGGCAGCGTGTATTTCGACGTAAAGAAATACGCCGCCGGCTATGACTACGGTATCCTTAGCGGCCGTGTGCTGGAAGACATGCTCGAAACCACCCGCGAGCTCGAAGGCCAGGACGAAAAGCGCAACAAAGCGGATTTTGCCCTGTGGAAAAAAGCGCCGCCGGAGCATATCATGCGCTGGCCGAGCCCCTGGGGCGAAGGCTTCCCCGGCTGGCATATCGAGTGCTCTGCCATGAGCGCCAAATACCTGGGCCATCAGTTCGATATCCATGGCGGCGGTATGGACCTCCAGTTCCCCCATCACGAGTGCGAAATAGCGCAGAGCGAGATCGCCCACGGCGAGATGATGGCGCGTTACTGGATGCACAACAATATGATCACCATCAACGGCCGCAAAATGGGCAAAGCTTATGGCAACACCATCAAGCTTACGGAAATGTTCACCGGCGAAAACCCGCAGCTGGACAAGGCCTACAGCCCCATGACCATCCGTTTCTTCGTATTGCAAACGCACTACCGCAGCACGCTCGACTTCTCCAATGAAGCGCTGCAGGCTGCCGAAAAAGGGTTGCAACGCCTCTGGGCAGCCTATGAAACGCTGCAGAAACTGAGCTATACCTCCGACGGCGCCGCCCTCAACGAGGAGCTGGATAAACAGGTGCGCACCTGGTGCCAGGAATGCGCTGAGTTCATGAACGACGACTTCAACACCGCCAAGGTGCTGGCCAACCTGTTTGAGCTGACGCCTGTTATCAACTCCCTGAAAGGCGGCCAGATCAAAATGCATGAAATCAGCGAAGACACGTTCCGGTTGCTGCAACAAACCTGGAAGACTTACCTGGTAGACATCCTCGGCGTACAACAACCGCCGGCCAGCAGCGACGACCAGTTACTGGACGGCGTACTGCAGATGCTGATCTCCATGCGTAAGGAAGCCAAAGGCCGCAAGGACTACGCTACTTCCGACCGTATCCGCAATGAATTGCTGGGCATCGGCATACAGCTCAAGGATGAAAAAGACGGTAACGTCACTTATAGCGTTCAATAA
- a CDS encoding M28 family peptidase, which translates to MLTTLALLAGACQQPSPKTDNTVDSTGASKVAKLNVPVPAFNADSAYAYTAKQVSFGPRIPNTPAQQHCADWMISTLKQWADTVYVQRTTVEGPNKEKLPCINIIASFNPAAKQRVLLLAHWDTRPWADEDAFDKKGKLDGADDGASGVGVLMETARQFRAHKPEAGVDILLVDVEDYGVKDNENSFCLGTQYWAKNPHIKGYKANYGILLDMVGGRGSQFYMEGSSQQYAYGPMKMFWDVANQLGYSDYFRYEKNGSYITDDHIYVNTMANIPTFDIIAWQASGNFAPHWHTQGDNMSVIDTRTLKAVGQTILQVIYNQPFSY; encoded by the coding sequence ATGTTGACAACGCTGGCCCTCCTGGCCGGCGCTTGTCAGCAGCCATCTCCAAAAACAGACAACACCGTTGACAGCACCGGCGCCAGTAAAGTGGCCAAACTGAATGTGCCGGTACCGGCGTTCAATGCGGATTCTGCCTACGCCTATACGGCGAAGCAGGTGAGCTTCGGACCGAGGATACCCAATACGCCCGCACAGCAGCATTGCGCCGACTGGATGATCAGCACCCTGAAACAATGGGCAGACACCGTATATGTGCAACGTACCACGGTGGAAGGTCCGAATAAAGAGAAACTGCCCTGTATCAATATTATCGCCAGCTTCAACCCTGCCGCCAAACAGCGCGTGCTGCTGCTGGCGCACTGGGATACCCGCCCCTGGGCCGATGAAGACGCCTTTGACAAGAAAGGCAAGCTGGACGGCGCAGACGACGGCGCCAGCGGCGTAGGCGTACTCATGGAGACCGCCCGCCAGTTCAGGGCACATAAGCCCGAAGCCGGCGTAGACATCCTGCTGGTAGACGTAGAGGATTACGGCGTTAAAGACAACGAAAACTCTTTCTGCCTCGGTACCCAGTACTGGGCTAAAAACCCGCATATAAAGGGCTATAAAGCCAATTACGGCATCCTGCTGGACATGGTAGGCGGCCGCGGCTCCCAGTTTTACATGGAAGGCTCTTCCCAGCAATATGCTTACGGTCCTATGAAAATGTTCTGGGACGTCGCCAACCAGCTGGGCTATTCCGACTATTTCCGGTACGAGAAGAACGGGTCTTACATTACCGACGATCACATTTATGTAAATACCATGGCCAATATCCCGACTTTTGATATCATCGCCTGGCAGGCCAGCGGCAACTTTGCGCCGCACTGGCATACCCAGGGGGATAACATGAGCGTGATTGACACCAGGACGTTAAAAGCAGTAGGACAAACTATCCTGCAGGTCATCTACAATCAGCCATTCTCCTATTAA
- a CDS encoding DNA-3-methyladenine glycosylase family protein, protein MPRPSGTPVTEHAYISHLSKDKKLQKIISGPLAVRAKQKNFPLRLIGAIMAQQLSTRVADVIYARFLALYGNKEPTPQQVAATPPEKLRAIGLSNAKVSYVHNVANFFIAQKLTDARLHKMDDEAVMLCLTQIKGVGRWTVEMLLMFHLHREDVFSVDDLGIQQAMARLYKLDTTDKKAFREKMKTISAKWSPYRTHACRYLWQWKDQ, encoded by the coding sequence ATGCCCAGACCGTCAGGCACTCCGGTAACGGAGCATGCTTATATCTCCCATCTCAGCAAAGACAAAAAACTGCAGAAGATCATCAGCGGGCCGCTGGCTGTGCGGGCAAAGCAGAAAAACTTCCCGCTGCGCCTTATTGGCGCCATTATGGCCCAACAGCTCTCCACCAGGGTGGCCGATGTGATCTATGCCCGTTTCCTGGCCCTTTATGGCAATAAAGAACCAACGCCTCAGCAGGTAGCCGCCACCCCGCCGGAAAAGCTCCGTGCCATCGGGTTGTCCAACGCCAAAGTCTCCTATGTGCACAATGTGGCCAACTTCTTCATCGCACAGAAGCTCACCGATGCCAGGCTGCATAAAATGGACGACGAAGCCGTCATGCTGTGCCTTACCCAGATCAAAGGAGTAGGCCGGTGGACCGTGGAAATGCTGCTCATGTTCCACCTGCACCGCGAAGATGTTTTCTCCGTCGACGACCTGGGCATACAGCAGGCGATGGCCCGTTTGTACAAGCTGGACACCACCGATAAGAAAGCTTTCCGCGAGAAAATGAAAACCATCTCCGCCAAATGGTCGCCCTACCGGACCCATGCCTGCCGCTATCTCTGGCAATGGAAAGATCAATAA
- a CDS encoding alpha-ketoglutarate-dependent dioxygenase AlkB family protein, translated as MSLQGSLFEEPDAGNAIHLKNGELAYYPCFFKPAESDVYYQTLLDTIDWKQESMNMYGKQVLFPRLMAWYGDAATSYSFSGNTFEPRPWTAALQEIRDRITNVAQTSFNSVLLNLYRSGSDSMGWHADDEPELGPHPVIASVNFGASRRFLLRYKNDHHLKHEILLEHGSLLVMKGTLQQYWEHQVPKTNRQISGRINLTFRFIHP; from the coding sequence ATGAGTTTGCAGGGAAGCCTTTTTGAAGAGCCCGACGCCGGGAATGCCATCCACCTGAAGAACGGAGAACTGGCTTATTATCCGTGCTTTTTTAAGCCCGCGGAAAGTGATGTTTACTATCAGACGTTACTGGATACGATCGACTGGAAACAGGAATCGATGAACATGTATGGCAAACAGGTGTTATTTCCGCGGTTGATGGCCTGGTATGGAGACGCTGCCACTTCCTACAGTTTTTCCGGTAATACCTTTGAACCTCGTCCGTGGACGGCAGCGCTACAGGAGATACGCGACCGTATTACCAACGTCGCCCAAACCAGTTTCAACAGTGTATTGCTCAACCTTTACCGCAGCGGCAGCGACTCTATGGGCTGGCATGCCGACGATGAGCCGGAACTGGGGCCCCATCCGGTAATCGCCTCTGTCAACTTCGGCGCCTCCCGCCGTTTTTTATTACGCTATAAAAATGATCATCACCTGAAACATGAAATTTTGCTGGAACATGGCTCCCTCCTGGTCATGAAAGGGACACTGCAGCAATACTGGGAACATCAGGTACCCAAAACAAACCGGCAGATCTCCGGAAGGATCAACCTTACCTTCCGCTTTATCCACCCATAA